The following proteins come from a genomic window of Populus nigra chromosome 6, ddPopNigr1.1, whole genome shotgun sequence:
- the LOC133696282 gene encoding uncharacterized protein At4g14342-like isoform X1, with protein sequence MQASDRFNINSQLEHLQAKYVGTGHADLNRFEWAVNIQRDSYASYMGHYPMLAYFALAENESIGRERYNFMQKMLLPCGLPPEREDD encoded by the exons ATGCAG GCCAGCGATAGATTTAACATCAATTCACAGCTGGAGCATCTCCAGGCCAAATATGTTGGGACTGGCCACGCCGATTTAAACAGATT CGAATGGGCAGTGAATATTCAACGTGACAGCTATGCATCATATATGGGTCACTACCCTATGCTTGCTTACTTTGCTTTAGCTGAGAATGAGTCTATTGGAAGGGAACGCTACAATTTTATGCAG AAAATGCTTCTGCCTTGTGGTCTACCCCCAGAAAGAGAAGATGATTGA
- the LOC133696282 gene encoding uncharacterized protein At4g14342-like isoform X2 has product MQASDRFNINSQLEHLQAKYVGTGHADLNRFEWAVNIQRDSYASYMGHYPMLAYFALAENESIGRERYNFMQKMLLPCGLPPEREDD; this is encoded by the exons ATGCAGGCCAGCGATAGATTTAACATCAATTCACAGCTGGAGCATCTCCAGGCCAAATATGTTGGGACTGGCCACGCCGATTTAAACAGATT CGAATGGGCAGTGAATATTCAACGTGACAGCTATGCATCATATATGGGTCACTACCCTATGCTTGCTTACTTTGCTTTAGCTGAGAATGAGTCTATTGGAAGGGAACGCTACAATTTTATGCAG AAAATGCTTCTGCCTTGTGGTCTACCCCCAGAAAGAGAAGATGATTGA
- the LOC133697109 gene encoding casein kinase 1-like protein 10, whose product MDHVIGGKFRLGRKIGSGSFGELYLGINVQSGEEVAVKLESVKTKHPQLHYESKLYMLLQGGTGIPHLKWFGVEGEYNVMVIDLLGPSLEDLFNYCSRKLSLKTVLMLADQLINRVEYMHSRGFLHRDIKPDNFLMGLGRKANQIYIIDYGLGKKYRDLQTHKHIPYRENKNLTGTARYASVNTHLGVEQSRRDDLESLGYVLMYFLRGSLPWQGLKAGTKKQKYDRISEKKMLTPVEVLCRNYPSEFTSYFHYCRSLRFEDKPDYSYLKRLFRDLFIREGYQFDYVFDWTILKYPQIGSRSRSRPSGKPAVNPGPSAERVEWRSGQEIRDRFSGAVEAFARKNSTGHAMHSNRSRHRSSDDVPSSKDVHPDSERPQSSSRNGSTSKRAVISSSRPSSSGEPSENRSSRLASSSGRLSTTQRIQPGLESKSSSFTRALATRGGRDDTLRSFELLSIGRGKRK is encoded by the exons ATGGATCATGTGATTGGTGGCAAGTTTAGGCTTGGCCGGAAGATCGGTAGTGGATCCTTCGGTGAACTTTATTTAG GTATTAATGTACAGAGTGGAGAGGAAGTGGCTGTTAAGTTG GAATCTGTGAAAACTAAGCACCCTCAGCTTCATTATGAATCAAAACTATACATGCTACTTCAAGGAGGAA CTGGTATTCCTCATCTCAAATGGTTTGGAGTTGAGGGTGAATACAATGTCATGGTTATTGACCTTCTTGGACCAAGCCTTGAAGACTTGTTTAATTATTGCAGTCGAAAGTTATCTTTGAAAACGGTGCTGATGCTTGCAGATCAATTA ATAAATAGAGTTGAATACATGCACTCAAGGGGTTTTCTTCACCGTGACATCAAGCCCGACAACTTTTTGATGGGTTTAGGGCGCAAAGCAAATCAG ATCTACATCATTGACTATGGCCTTGGAAAAAAGTATAGGGATCTGCAAACACACAAGCATATACCATATAG GGAAAACAAGAATCTCACAGGCACAGCTCGCTATGCTAGTGTTAATACCCATCTTGGAGTTG AGCAAAGCAGAAGAGATGATCTGGAATCTCTTGGTTACGTGCTTATGTATTTTTTGAGGGGAAG CCTTCCATGGCAGGGCTTGAAAGCTGGCACTAAAAAACAGAAATATGACAGGATCAGTGAAAAGAAGATGCTTACTCCCGTAGAG GTCCTTTGCAGAAACTATCCTTCAGAATTTACATCTTACTTTCATTATTGCCGTTCACTGCGATTCGAAGACAAACCAGATTATTCATACCTGAAGAGACTATTCCGTGACTTGTTTATTCGAGAAG GTTATCAGTTTGATTATGTATTTGACTGGACTATATTGAAGTACCCGCAGATTGGCTCCCGTTCTAGATCAAGA cCAAGTGGAAAACCAGCTGTAAACCCAGGACCATCCGCAGAAAGAGTAGAATGGCGTTCAG GCCAGGAAATCCGAGACAGATTCTCTGGTGCAGTTGAAGCATTTGCTCGAAAGAATAGCACTGGACATGCTATGCACAGCAATCGGTCCAGGCACAGGTCCTCAGATGATGTGCCATCATCAAAGGATGTG CATCCTGATTCAGAAAGGCCCCAGTCATCTTCTCGAAATGGCAGCACTTCAAAGAGGGCTGTAATTTCAAGCAGCCGGCCAAGCTCTTCTGGTGAGCCTAGTGAGAATCGGTCAAGCCGGCTGGCCTCGAGCAGTGGTCGCCTGTCAACAACCCAGAGGATTCAACCTGGCCTTGAGTCAAAATCATCTTCCTTTACTCGTGCTCTAGCCACAAGAGGTGGTCGTGATGATACACTCAGGAGCTTTGAACTCCTGTCTATTGGAAGAGGAAAGAGGAAATAA